In Bdellovibrio bacteriovorus, the following are encoded in one genomic region:
- a CDS encoding CheR family methyltransferase, with amino-acid sequence MIPIDPVERHLFFEGILIKYGYDFRQYAEASLDRRLAYILGKKGSTSLLDLLKDVLGKPEEFRSILSQLTINTTEFFRDPHFFKTLRETVIPILKTYPHIVIWSAGCSTGEEVLSLAILLQEENLLKRTTIYATDINQNVLKTAKEGIYEASCIPLFNKNYSMAGGSKAPSDYYSADYGLVRFNRDLLENVVFSEHNLATDSAFVECQLILCRNVFIYFSRELQNRALELFCQSLAHKGFLAIGPKETLRFSPKANSFSSVHEGSNIFSFNERFKK; translated from the coding sequence TTGATCCCTATTGATCCCGTCGAAAGACATCTTTTCTTTGAAGGAATTTTGATCAAGTATGGCTATGATTTTCGCCAATACGCCGAAGCGTCTTTGGATCGACGTTTGGCCTACATTCTCGGAAAAAAAGGCTCCACCTCATTGTTGGACCTTTTAAAGGACGTTCTGGGAAAGCCCGAAGAGTTTCGCAGCATCTTAAGTCAATTGACCATCAACACCACCGAGTTTTTTCGGGATCCTCATTTTTTTAAAACCTTGCGCGAAACGGTCATTCCCATTCTTAAAACATATCCGCACATTGTGATTTGGAGTGCGGGGTGCAGTACGGGGGAAGAGGTTTTAAGTCTCGCGATCCTGTTGCAAGAAGAAAATCTTTTGAAGCGCACGACCATCTATGCCACGGACATCAATCAAAACGTTTTAAAAACCGCCAAAGAGGGGATTTACGAGGCCAGCTGTATCCCGCTCTTTAACAAAAACTATTCAATGGCGGGAGGCTCTAAGGCTCCTTCGGATTATTATTCCGCCGATTATGGTTTGGTCCGTTTCAACCGAGATCTTTTAGAAAACGTGGTTTTTTCAGAGCATAATTTAGCCACGGACTCGGCCTTTGTGGAATGCCAACTTATTCTATGCCGAAATGTTTTTATTTATTTTTCTCGTGAGTTGCAGAACCGGGCTTTGGAGCTTTTTTGTCAGTCGCTGGCTCACAAAGGGTTTTTAGCGATCGGCCCGAAAGAAACGTTAAGATTTTCGCCCAAAGCGAACTCGTTTTCCTCGGTGCATGAGGGAAGCAATATCTTTTCGTTCAATGAGCGTTTCAAAAAATAA
- a CDS encoding cryptochrome/photolyase family protein, which produces MAKVVLFWLRRDLRLDDNAGLYHALKNHPQVLPLFIFDSEILEKLEDSKDARVSFIYQTVIDLKSELQEKDSDLIIRHGKPLEVFHKLAKQFEIEAIYTNNDYEPYARKRDAMVEAWAQKQGVEFKSFKDQCLFEKEEILTEAGKPYTVYTPYKNKVLKTLNAFYLKSYPTKKYFKSFLKVQAEKAPTLQELGFEKTDIELPSSKISTKTLENYAQNRDYPAISNGTTRIGMHLRFGTVSVRALARLGQKHSAVWLSELIWRDFFMQILWHFPHVEKASFRPEYDKIAWRNSKSDFKKWSEGRTGVPLVDAGMRELNATGFMHNRVRMVVASYLCKNLLIYWYEGERYFAKKLLDYDLAANNGNWQWAAGSGCDAAPYFRIFNPETQAKKFDSEQKYIKKWVPEFESEDYPEAMIDPQESRGRCLAAYHKALKK; this is translated from the coding sequence ATGGCAAAAGTAGTATTGTTTTGGTTGCGCCGTGATTTACGTTTGGATGACAACGCGGGTCTTTATCACGCGCTCAAAAATCATCCGCAGGTCTTACCGCTCTTTATTTTTGACTCTGAAATCTTAGAAAAACTTGAAGACTCTAAGGATGCCCGCGTCAGCTTTATTTATCAAACGGTGATAGATCTGAAAAGCGAGCTCCAAGAAAAGGACAGTGATCTTATCATTCGCCATGGCAAGCCCCTCGAGGTTTTTCATAAGCTTGCTAAGCAGTTCGAAATTGAAGCCATTTACACCAACAATGACTATGAACCTTACGCCCGTAAACGCGACGCCATGGTCGAAGCTTGGGCCCAAAAACAGGGTGTTGAATTTAAAAGCTTTAAAGACCAATGTCTGTTTGAAAAAGAAGAGATTCTCACGGAGGCCGGCAAGCCTTATACCGTCTACACTCCGTATAAAAATAAGGTTTTAAAAACGCTCAATGCCTTTTACCTGAAATCTTATCCCACCAAAAAATACTTTAAGTCTTTCTTGAAGGTTCAGGCGGAAAAAGCTCCGACGCTCCAAGAGCTGGGGTTTGAAAAAACCGACATTGAATTGCCTTCATCTAAAATCTCAACAAAGACTTTAGAAAACTACGCCCAAAATCGGGATTACCCCGCGATTTCAAACGGCACGACCCGTATCGGGATGCATTTGCGTTTCGGGACGGTCAGTGTCCGGGCTTTGGCGCGCTTAGGTCAGAAGCACTCGGCCGTGTGGCTGAGTGAATTGATTTGGCGCGATTTCTTTATGCAGATCTTATGGCACTTTCCGCATGTGGAAAAAGCAAGCTTTCGTCCCGAATACGACAAGATTGCTTGGCGCAATTCAAAATCTGATTTTAAAAAATGGAGCGAAGGCAGAACCGGTGTTCCCTTGGTGGATGCCGGGATGCGTGAGCTTAATGCGACAGGCTTTATGCACAACCGCGTGCGGATGGTGGTTGCTAGTTACTTATGCAAAAACTTGCTGATCTATTGGTATGAAGGGGAGCGTTACTTTGCCAAAAAGCTTTTGGATTATGATTTGGCCGCAAATAACGGCAACTGGCAATGGGCGGCGGGATCGGGCTGTGATGCGGCTCCGTACTTCCGCATTTTTAATCCTGAAACCCAGGCTAAGAAATTTGATTCTGAGCAGAAATACATCAAAAAATGGGTTCCCGAATTTGAAAGCGAAGATTATCCTGAAGCCATGATCGACCCTCAAGAGTCTCGAGGACGATGTTTGGCTGCTTATCACAAGGCTTTAAAGAAATAA
- a CDS encoding ABC1 kinase family protein — protein MDEKKSAKKQLDRIKSSMFSRSLSLAKLTVQAGASIASHGVSNVLKNKEAKEESWRKLLQNQASAISSELGELKGSLMKAGQMLSMYGEHFLPPEANQLLKSLQSDSIPLTWEAIEPTLKKQLTPEKLALLEIEKEALASASMGQVHRARVKATGESIVLKIQYPNVDRAIESDLKAIKTLLNTLKLLPKDFDIDPLFKEVREMLEQETDYEIEAKLTEDYYARLQGDKRFVVPRVIREFSGPKILATTFERGIRADDPLIQSLPQERRNKLALNFLDLYFKEIFEWGVVQTDPHNGNYRIRIDPQGHDQLVLLDFGATRAYKDDFLVPYRRMIKGALFNDREAFLKEATHLGFVEEGDAPELVEIFEQFCKEMVEPFIASDDPRNASGLIAADGTYDWKNTDLPQRISKKVIQILRNHAWRTPPEEIVFLDRKIGGVFIFLSVLRAKIRGRDILLKYIEKFVK, from the coding sequence ATGGACGAAAAAAAGTCTGCCAAAAAACAATTAGATCGAATCAAATCATCGATGTTTTCGCGAAGTCTTTCTTTGGCCAAACTCACCGTTCAGGCGGGTGCTTCCATCGCCTCTCATGGTGTCAGTAACGTCTTAAAAAATAAAGAAGCAAAAGAAGAAAGTTGGCGCAAGCTTTTGCAAAACCAAGCTTCCGCGATCAGTTCCGAATTGGGCGAACTGAAAGGCAGCCTGATGAAGGCCGGCCAAATGCTTTCCATGTATGGCGAGCACTTTCTGCCACCAGAAGCCAACCAGCTTTTAAAATCTTTGCAGTCGGACTCGATCCCCTTAACGTGGGAGGCCATTGAGCCGACTTTAAAAAAACAGCTCACGCCTGAAAAGTTGGCTTTATTAGAAATTGAAAAAGAAGCCTTAGCGTCGGCTTCCATGGGACAAGTTCACCGGGCGCGCGTTAAGGCCACCGGCGAAAGCATTGTTTTAAAAATTCAATATCCCAATGTCGACCGCGCGATTGAAAGTGATCTTAAGGCCATTAAAACCCTCCTCAACACTTTAAAACTGTTGCCTAAAGATTTTGATATCGATCCTTTGTTTAAAGAAGTTCGCGAGATGCTGGAGCAAGAAACCGATTATGAGATCGAAGCCAAGTTGACCGAAGACTATTACGCCCGCCTGCAAGGTGATAAGCGCTTTGTGGTTCCGCGGGTGATTCGTGAATTTTCTGGACCTAAAATTTTAGCCACCACTTTTGAACGCGGCATCCGCGCGGATGATCCCCTCATTCAAAGCTTACCGCAAGAGCGTCGCAACAAATTGGCACTGAACTTTTTAGATCTTTATTTTAAAGAAATCTTTGAATGGGGCGTGGTCCAAACCGATCCTCACAACGGGAACTATCGCATTCGCATTGATCCTCAAGGACATGATCAGTTGGTGCTATTAGATTTCGGCGCGACCCGAGCGTATAAAGATGATTTTTTAGTTCCCTATCGCCGCATGATCAAAGGCGCTTTATTTAATGACCGCGAGGCTTTTTTAAAGGAAGCCACTCACCTGGGCTTTGTGGAAGAAGGCGATGCCCCGGAACTTGTGGAAATTTTTGAGCAGTTCTGTAAAGAGATGGTTGAGCCCTTTATTGCGAGTGACGACCCTCGCAATGCTTCCGGCCTTATCGCCGCCGATGGCACTTATGATTGGAAAAATACGGACTTACCGCAACGTATTTCAAAAAAGGTCATCCAGATTTTGCGCAATCATGCCTGGCGCACTCCACCTGAAGAAATTGTGTTTTTAGATCGCAAAATCGGGGGCGTGTTTATTTTCCTTTCGGTTTTGCGCGCCAAGATCCGGGGACGCGACATCTTACTTAAATATATTGAAAAGTTTGTGAAATAA
- a CDS encoding (2Fe-2S)-binding protein yields MKIRVELDGRDFIEVECEGEEPSRPGPIKNVSILGCAEFMDMMQKMRKAFGPDIAKWPLPQAEDHSSLLLKEMILRLRGEWVFPYGEDEVCHCRNISTHTIDQAVIAGAHTPEVVTRQTSASTACGTCRPEVQKIIDYRLGRKSA; encoded by the coding sequence ATGAAGATCAGGGTCGAGTTAGACGGGCGGGATTTTATCGAAGTCGAATGTGAGGGCGAAGAACCCTCTCGTCCTGGTCCCATCAAAAATGTTTCAATTTTAGGATGCGCTGAGTTTATGGATATGATGCAAAAAATGCGAAAAGCATTTGGTCCCGACATTGCAAAGTGGCCTTTGCCGCAAGCAGAGGATCATTCAAGTCTTCTTTTAAAGGAGATGATTTTGCGTTTGCGTGGCGAATGGGTTTTTCCTTACGGGGAGGATGAAGTTTGTCATTGCCGAAATATTTCTACCCACACTATTGATCAAGCCGTCATCGCTGGTGCGCATACGCCCGAAGTGGTGACTCGTCAAACTTCGGCAAGTACAGCCTGTGGTACGTGTCGTCCCGAAGTTCAAAAAATTATTGATTATCGCTTGGGTCGGAAGTCGGCTTAA
- a CDS encoding (2Fe-2S)-binding protein, with protein sequence MGAKKKNEIICRCNEVSRDTIEKAILNGARTLNEIFDTTTAGVGPCGGSCRRKLAPLLQTYLDTGQFPEKIVEDTTGKYPKDSRGPIKPTSDPSDNQ encoded by the coding sequence ATGGGCGCTAAGAAGAAGAACGAAATTATTTGCCGCTGCAATGAAGTCAGCCGAGACACAATCGAGAAAGCCATTCTTAATGGCGCCCGCACGCTCAATGAGATTTTTGATACCACCACGGCCGGTGTCGGCCCCTGTGGGGGATCTTGCCGGCGTAAACTGGCACCCTTATTACAGACCTATTTAGATACCGGTCAATTTCCAGAAAAGATTGTCGAAGACACGACGGGGAAATACCCCAAAGACTCACGCGGTCCGATTAAGCCGACTTCCGACCCAAGCGATAATCAATAA
- a CDS encoding TIGR01777 family oxidoreductase has product MKVLMTGATGLIGKEIGKKLAEHGHEIFVVSRDGKKAQENLPFPCQIIPGDLNKGALHDEKLAEIEGVINLMGESVFGERWTDEKKERIYSSRVIATRNLVSSLPSSLKVFVSGSAIGFYGDCKDEIVKEDHAPGSDFLAKVCVEWEAEAAKAHGRTVMIRTSVVLSHQGGALEQMLVPFKAGIGGPLGDGQQWMSWIHINDIAGLFVHALENPAMQGPVNGCSPNPVTNRDFSKCLAASLGKSMGPSVPLIALKTVFGEMSSFILASLRGSAERAQELGYQFQFSNIEEALNDLCAPLKDGEEIFYSEQFIPLPPEKVFTFFQDAHNLEEITPPTLNFKIRGMSTDRIRQGTLIDYDLKVHGIPLKWKTEIDEWQPPHRFVDNQLKGPYSLWHHTHEFRPFCGGTLMVDRVRYRLPLGIVGRLFGGSFVKGDVAKIFKYRRQFVASKDWARS; this is encoded by the coding sequence ATGAAAGTTCTTATGACCGGAGCCACCGGACTTATTGGCAAAGAAATTGGAAAAAAATTAGCCGAACACGGCCATGAGATTTTTGTTGTCAGTCGCGACGGCAAAAAGGCGCAAGAAAATCTGCCCTTTCCCTGCCAAATCATCCCCGGGGACTTAAATAAAGGCGCGCTTCATGATGAAAAGCTTGCGGAAATTGAGGGTGTCATCAACCTTATGGGCGAATCTGTTTTTGGAGAGCGCTGGACAGACGAAAAAAAGGAACGCATTTACTCATCGCGCGTGATCGCCACCCGAAACCTGGTATCCAGCCTGCCCAGCTCTTTAAAGGTTTTTGTTTCGGGATCGGCTATTGGTTTTTATGGCGACTGCAAAGACGAGATCGTGAAAGAAGATCACGCGCCCGGCTCCGATTTTTTAGCAAAGGTCTGTGTGGAATGGGAGGCGGAGGCGGCGAAAGCCCACGGTCGCACGGTGATGATTCGCACGTCCGTGGTTTTATCCCATCAAGGTGGTGCTTTAGAACAAATGCTAGTGCCGTTTAAAGCCGGCATTGGGGGACCTTTAGGTGACGGGCAGCAGTGGATGAGTTGGATTCATATCAACGACATCGCGGGCCTTTTTGTTCACGCGCTTGAAAATCCCGCGATGCAAGGACCGGTGAATGGATGTTCACCCAACCCCGTCACCAATCGCGATTTTTCAAAGTGTCTCGCAGCGTCTTTAGGAAAATCCATGGGGCCGAGCGTTCCCCTTATCGCGTTAAAAACCGTGTTTGGAGAAATGTCGAGCTTTATCCTGGCCTCTCTTCGGGGCAGCGCTGAACGTGCGCAAGAGTTAGGTTATCAATTCCAGTTCTCAAATATCGAAGAGGCTTTAAATGATCTTTGCGCCCCTTTAAAAGACGGTGAAGAGATTTTTTATTCCGAACAATTTATTCCGCTTCCTCCGGAAAAAGTTTTTACCTTTTTCCAAGACGCGCACAACTTAGAAGAAATCACGCCGCCGACTTTGAATTTTAAAATCCGTGGCATGTCGACGGATCGTATTCGGCAAGGGACCTTGATTGATTACGATCTCAAGGTCCACGGCATTCCTTTAAAATGGAAAACGGAAATCGATGAATGGCAACCCCCGCATCGCTTTGTTGATAACCAGCTTAAAGGTCCCTACAGTCTTTGGCATCACACCCATGAATTCCGTCCCTTTTGCGGAGGCACCTTGATGGTCGATCGCGTGCGCTATCGATTGCCTTTAGGAATTGTCGGGCGCTTATTTGGCGGCTCTTTTGTGAAAGGCGATGTCGCAAAAATCTTTAAATACCGCCGGCAGTTCGTGGCCTCAAAGGATTGGGCGCGATCTTAA
- a CDS encoding response regulator, translating to MMEQVNILLVDDIPENINALSNLIAADGITIYSATNANDALELISRHDFGLLLLDVQMPGTNGFELAKIIRSVDRYKGLPIVFVTAHQPDIGFIFEGYQTGAVDLLFKPLIPAVVRTKVSQFVEIAQQKNQLKRQVVELEVLKARADIANAAKSAFLANMSHEIRTPLGSIMGFAEVCQQDDISLEEMREYSKVIYRNTQQVLKLVDDILDLAKVEAGKIAVEAVEFSLKELFSDIENTFLPQATRKGLEFSIVVANPFPEYVKSDPTRIRQVLLNAIGNAIKFTSQGFVRLTIRYAEPLLIVDIQDTGTGITPEQSKSLFQAFQQAEISTARRFGGTGLGLFLNRQLCQLLGGDYSLKSSVEGAGSVFRATFRVDAVENVNSSVHQMTQDTSVSEAAVNASRSRLEGLRILVVDDSEDNRELMRVLLQNEKAHLDFAANGFEAIEKAVKGPFKVVLMDIQMPLLDGYQTLAKLREAGFAGVVIALTAHAMSSEVDKVYAAGFDGYLSKPVTKELIIKKLLEIT from the coding sequence ATGATGGAACAGGTGAATATTCTTTTGGTCGATGATATTCCGGAAAACATCAATGCGCTTTCAAATTTGATTGCCGCTGACGGGATCACGATTTATTCCGCGACCAATGCCAATGATGCTTTAGAACTTATTTCTCGTCATGATTTCGGCCTGTTATTGTTGGACGTGCAGATGCCGGGGACAAATGGTTTTGAGCTTGCAAAAATCATTCGCAGTGTGGATCGATACAAGGGACTGCCGATCGTGTTTGTGACCGCACACCAACCCGATATTGGATTTATTTTCGAGGGTTATCAGACCGGTGCGGTGGATTTACTTTTTAAACCGCTGATTCCTGCGGTGGTTCGCACGAAGGTGTCACAATTTGTCGAAATTGCGCAGCAAAAAAATCAGCTCAAGCGTCAGGTCGTCGAACTGGAAGTATTAAAGGCGCGCGCGGATATTGCCAATGCCGCTAAAAGCGCGTTTTTAGCAAATATGAGTCACGAAATCCGAACCCCATTGGGATCTATCATGGGTTTTGCTGAAGTTTGCCAACAAGACGACATCAGCCTTGAAGAAATGCGCGAGTATTCCAAAGTGATTTATCGCAACACCCAGCAGGTGTTGAAGCTGGTGGACGATATTTTAGATCTGGCTAAAGTGGAAGCCGGAAAGATCGCGGTGGAGGCCGTTGAATTTTCCTTGAAAGAACTTTTTTCGGATATTGAAAATACTTTTTTACCACAAGCCACGCGCAAAGGTCTGGAGTTTTCGATTGTAGTGGCCAATCCCTTCCCGGAGTACGTGAAAAGTGATCCCACACGCATTCGTCAGGTTCTTTTAAATGCGATTGGGAACGCCATCAAGTTTACCTCTCAAGGTTTTGTGCGTTTGACCATTCGATATGCCGAGCCTTTGCTTATCGTTGATATCCAAGACACCGGCACGGGCATCACGCCCGAACAAAGCAAATCTTTATTTCAGGCATTTCAACAAGCGGAAATATCAACGGCACGTCGCTTTGGCGGCACAGGGTTGGGGCTTTTTTTAAACCGCCAGCTTTGTCAGTTGTTGGGAGGAGATTACAGCCTCAAATCCAGTGTCGAGGGAGCGGGTTCTGTTTTTCGCGCCACTTTCAGAGTTGATGCGGTCGAAAATGTGAACTCATCCGTCCATCAGATGACTCAAGACACTTCCGTGTCCGAGGCCGCGGTGAATGCTTCAAGATCTCGTCTTGAGGGCCTTCGTATTTTGGTGGTGGATGATTCCGAAGACAATCGGGAGTTGATGAGGGTGCTTTTGCAAAATGAAAAAGCTCATCTTGATTTTGCGGCGAATGGGTTTGAGGCCATCGAAAAAGCTGTCAAGGGTCCTTTCAAAGTTGTTCTTATGGACATTCAAATGCCGCTTCTGGATGGGTATCAAACTTTGGCCAAGCTTCGCGAGGCGGGATTTGCCGGTGTGGTCATTGCGCTGACGGCACATGCGATGAGTTCGGAAGTCGATAAGGTGTATGCCGCTGGTTTTGATGGATATTTGTCAAAACCGGTGACCAAAGAACTGATCATTAAAAAATTGCTTGAAATCACCTAA
- a CDS encoding chemotaxis protein CheB: MDHPTAKFKVLLLGASAGGIAAIQKILSSLSVNFFAPIIVVQHLPESFAVNPSLVFKIPKNYSIMEAGDKEFIEARHIYLAPSGYHLSIERDSSFSLAQDEPLHYCRPSLDVLFESAARSLGERCVGVLLTGANADGASGLRSIQKAGGMTMVQDPHEAESSMMPLAALELFRPDFVGTLEDISRRLNTFQFEVE; the protein is encoded by the coding sequence ATGGATCACCCCACTGCAAAATTCAAAGTCCTTTTACTGGGGGCCTCGGCCGGGGGGATCGCCGCGATTCAGAAAATTCTGAGCTCTCTCTCAGTGAATTTTTTTGCGCCCATTATTGTCGTTCAGCATCTTCCCGAAAGCTTTGCGGTGAATCCCTCGTTGGTGTTTAAAATTCCGAAGAACTATTCTATCATGGAAGCCGGGGATAAGGAGTTTATTGAAGCTCGTCATATTTACTTAGCCCCGTCTGGATATCATTTGTCTATTGAAAGGGATTCCAGCTTTTCTTTGGCACAGGACGAGCCTTTGCATTATTGTCGCCCCTCCTTGGATGTTCTGTTTGAATCCGCGGCGCGTTCTTTGGGAGAAAGGTGTGTCGGTGTCTTGCTGACGGGCGCGAATGCGGATGGAGCTTCCGGATTGCGGAGCATTCAAAAGGCGGGAGGAATGACGATGGTGCAAGATCCCCATGAAGCGGAATCTTCAATGATGCCTCTAGCGGCCTTAGAGCTTTTTCGACCTGATTTTGTGGGAACTTTAGAAGACATTTCGCGACGGCTGAACACCTTTCAGTTTGAGGTTGAATGA
- a CDS encoding DUF3332 family protein, whose amino-acid sequence MAKFWSNKLFYVASLAACSMMALSTGCASGGFKLTREYARWVNSKNIIIRIVLYILTGIVFAVTLLIDMVLFNTIDFWEGKVSAGDYQFKDQDKTYVVKHEFLNGTDRKQSTIQIFNDEKTLLQKVVLTQTEMGEIELYVDGKLKTRVSDINSLPVASFFNDEGKIVKQDLNVLGSTVAIAR is encoded by the coding sequence ATGGCGAAGTTCTGGTCCAATAAATTATTTTATGTGGCGTCTTTAGCGGCGTGTTCAATGATGGCCCTCAGCACGGGGTGTGCTTCGGGAGGATTTAAACTCACTCGTGAATACGCGCGTTGGGTGAACTCTAAGAATATCATCATCCGTATCGTGCTTTACATCCTTACGGGGATCGTCTTTGCGGTGACTTTATTGATTGATATGGTTCTTTTCAACACCATCGATTTCTGGGAAGGCAAAGTGTCCGCCGGGGATTACCAGTTCAAAGACCAAGATAAGACTTACGTGGTGAAACATGAGTTCTTAAATGGCACCGACCGTAAACAATCCACGATCCAAATCTTTAACGATGAAAAAACGCTTTTACAGAAAGTGGTTTTAACTCAAACTGAAATGGGCGAAATTGAACTCTACGTCGATGGAAAACTTAAAACCCGTGTCAGCGATATCAACTCGCTTCCCGTGGCAAGCTTCTTTAATGACGAAGGTAAAATCGTAAAACAAGATTTGAACGTTCTGGGATCGACGGTCGCTATCGCGAGATAA
- a CDS encoding glycerophosphodiester phosphodiesterase: MMTFGLVAVLVLSALVIHHHTWKAQSWPENSLTPPLYQGHRGYWKEGARENTRASFQAAQKRGLKMIELDVRLSKGGVPVVFHDSDLKRIGNSEKLVLDLSADEMLNLVQAPTLESVLTDLESPQFINIELKTGSIFDGSLEKAVSEVVKKTQSQRRILFSSFNPIAIWRLSHLLPEVPRALLATKEIAEGNRFYLRHMWLAPYINTNALHLDYNYVTEEDLRAWKKRGIPVALWTVNDATKAEAFLKAGAISIISDTLYEGPLSAKTN; the protein is encoded by the coding sequence ATGATGACTTTTGGTTTAGTGGCAGTGCTGGTGCTTTCGGCTTTAGTGATTCATCATCACACTTGGAAGGCGCAAAGCTGGCCGGAAAATTCTTTAACTCCGCCTTTGTACCAAGGGCATCGGGGTTATTGGAAAGAAGGCGCGCGTGAAAATACGCGGGCCTCTTTTCAAGCCGCGCAAAAGCGGGGTTTAAAAATGATTGAACTGGATGTGCGTCTTTCTAAAGGCGGCGTGCCTGTCGTGTTTCATGATTCTGATTTAAAGCGTATCGGAAACTCTGAAAAGCTCGTTTTAGATTTAAGCGCGGATGAAATGTTAAACCTGGTGCAAGCGCCGACTTTGGAGTCGGTGTTGACAGATCTAGAGTCACCGCAGTTTATAAATATCGAACTCAAAACGGGGTCGATCTTTGATGGCAGCCTAGAAAAAGCGGTGAGTGAAGTCGTTAAAAAAACGCAAAGCCAACGGCGGATTTTGTTTTCTAGTTTTAATCCGATTGCGATTTGGCGTTTAAGTCATCTTTTGCCGGAGGTCCCGCGTGCGTTACTGGCAACCAAAGAAATTGCCGAGGGAAATCGATTTTACCTGCGCCATATGTGGCTGGCCCCTTACATCAATACCAATGCACTTCATTTAGATTATAACTATGTGACCGAAGAGGATCTGCGGGCTTGGAAAAAGCGGGGAATCCCGGTGGCTTTATGGACAGTGAATGACGCCACTAAGGCGGAAGCATTTCTTAAAGCGGGCGCTATCAGTATCATCAGCGATACTTTGTATGAAGGCCCGCTTTCCGCCAAAACAAACTAA
- the greA gene encoding transcription elongation factor GreA, with protein MATTSADKLPMTIRGKAMLEAELKKLLLEERPSVIRAIEEARAQGDISENAEYEAAKERQGMIEGRIAEIQGKLAGAEVIDTAQIKSDRVVFGASVKIVDTETEEEFSYQIVGVDESDVKSGLISVLSPTARALIGKKVGDTVTVQSPKGDKEFEILAFDYK; from the coding sequence ATGGCTACTACATCTGCAGATAAACTTCCAATGACCATTCGCGGTAAAGCAATGCTGGAAGCCGAGCTTAAAAAGCTTCTTTTAGAGGAGCGTCCCTCCGTTATTCGCGCTATCGAAGAAGCTCGCGCCCAAGGTGATATCTCTGAGAACGCGGAATACGAAGCTGCCAAAGAGCGTCAGGGTATGATTGAAGGCCGTATTGCTGAAATTCAGGGCAAGCTTGCCGGAGCGGAAGTTATCGATACAGCTCAGATCAAATCGGATCGCGTGGTGTTCGGTGCAAGTGTAAAGATTGTCGATACGGAAACGGAAGAAGAGTTCAGCTACCAAATCGTGGGTGTGGATGAGTCTGACGTTAAAAGTGGATTGATCTCAGTTTTGTCTCCAACGGCGCGTGCGCTTATCGGTAAAAAAGTCGGGGACACTGTCACTGTTCAAAGTCCCAAAGGTGACAAAGAATTCGAAATCTTGGCTTTCGATTATAAATAA
- the gloB gene encoding hydroxyacylglutathione hydrolase, which yields MDANKLKVELIPIFEDNYVFVLVDPESREALVVDPGESSATKTYLHENDLKLKGILLTHHHNDHIGGAQNLKNDFRAPVWAPLKNKSQIPFADTYVQDGDVLEFDDVRFEVMALPGHTLGHVAFFNPLKRWIFSGDVLFGLGCGRLFEGTPEQGYESLQKLKTLPAQTLVYCAHEYTETNLQFCKMLSMFDDSPIMGGDEDLELYENELTSKRELNIPSVPLKLFIELKVNPFLLAKNAQQFAYLRDLRNRN from the coding sequence ATGGACGCAAATAAACTTAAAGTCGAACTCATCCCTATTTTTGAAGACAACTATGTCTTCGTCCTTGTGGATCCCGAGTCCCGCGAGGCCCTGGTCGTCGATCCGGGCGAAAGCTCGGCGACCAAAACTTATTTGCATGAAAATGATCTTAAATTGAAAGGCATTCTTTTAACTCATCATCACAATGACCATATCGGGGGCGCCCAAAATCTTAAAAACGATTTCCGTGCTCCCGTATGGGCACCTTTAAAAAATAAATCGCAAATTCCTTTTGCCGATACTTACGTGCAAGATGGCGATGTCTTAGAATTTGATGACGTGCGCTTTGAAGTCATGGCACTTCCCGGTCACACCCTTGGCCACGTGGCTTTTTTTAATCCTTTAAAGCGTTGGATATTTAGCGGCGATGTTTTATTCGGCCTAGGTTGCGGACGCCTTTTTGAGGGAACGCCAGAACAGGGTTATGAAAGCTTACAAAAACTAAAAACCTTGCCCGCTCAAACCCTGGTTTATTGCGCGCACGAATACACTGAAACCAATCTGCAGTTCTGTAAAATGCTTTCAATGTTTGATGATTCTCCCATCATGGGTGGCGATGAAGATTTAGAGCTTTATGAAAATGAGCTGACCAGCAAGCGCGAATTAAATATCCCGAGCGTGCCGTTAAAGCTATTTATTGAACTTAAAGTAAATCCATTTTTATTGGCTAAAAATGCGCAGCAGTTTGCTTACTTGCGGGACTTAAGAAATCGCAATTAG